From Bacteroidia bacterium, the proteins below share one genomic window:
- a CDS encoding site-specific DNA-methyltransferase, producing MPTLHWIGKDKVINHHMDVPFKVLEHSYGFDNGKQTTEETKSGNKIIHGDNLEALKALLPEYEGKIKCIYIDPPYNTGNESWVYNDNVNDPKIKKWLGQVVGKESEDLSRHDKWLCMMYPRLKLLHKLLADDGAIFISIDDNEQANLKLVCDEIFGGANIVSNMIWQKRKGGGNDSFYVAVDHEYLLCYVKDKSFQKEKWRVAYEGDYLKRYKESDNDGRFYWDTLSRPGLNNPIIYDVVCPDGSVIKDGTWQVSKATFDSELENGNVSFIQNKSGGYTVVRKVRMPEGKVFRSIINDTTNKDAADEMEILLDSKKGFSTPKPTKLIDHVLQLVTNENSIILDSFAGSGTTAHSVLQLNSKDNGNRKFILIQVDETDKKGQPIDIAETITAERVKRVIKGCGTIEGTGGSFDFYELGQPMFLEDGNLNELVGIDKIRKYVYYTETKTPLTETKHKDNKHFLGKHNDTAYYFNYEQDEVTTLDHAFLATMKTKAEQYVIYADNCLLTKSFMTKHHIIFKKIPRDITRF from the coding sequence ATGCCAACATTACACTGGATAGGAAAAGATAAGGTAATCAATCATCACATGGATGTTCCTTTTAAAGTATTGGAGCATTCCTACGGCTTTGACAATGGCAAACAAACCACCGAAGAAACCAAAAGCGGAAACAAAATCATACATGGCGACAACTTGGAAGCCTTAAAAGCTCTTCTTCCTGAATACGAAGGAAAGATAAAATGTATTTACATAGACCCGCCTTACAATACAGGAAACGAAAGTTGGGTATATAATGACAATGTGAACGACCCAAAAATTAAAAAGTGGCTTGGGCAAGTTGTTGGCAAAGAAAGTGAAGATTTGAGCCGACATGATAAATGGCTTTGCATGATGTACCCACGTTTAAAATTGCTTCATAAGTTATTGGCGGATGATGGAGCAATTTTTATTTCAATAGACGACAATGAACAAGCTAATCTGAAATTGGTTTGTGATGAAATTTTTGGCGGTGCAAACATAGTTTCAAATATGATTTGGCAGAAGCGGAAAGGTGGCGGGAATGACTCATTTTATGTAGCTGTTGACCATGAATATTTATTATGCTATGTAAAAGATAAATCATTTCAAAAGGAAAAATGGAGAGTTGCTTATGAAGGTGATTATTTGAAAAGATACAAGGAAAGTGATAATGACGGCAGATTTTATTGGGACACATTGTCAAGACCTGGCTTAAATAACCCCATAATTTATGATGTGGTTTGTCCAGATGGTTCAGTCATAAAAGATGGAACTTGGCAAGTTTCAAAAGCTACTTTTGATAGTGAATTAGAAAATGGAAATGTAAGTTTTATCCAAAATAAAAGTGGCGGATATACTGTAGTAAGAAAAGTAAGAATGCCTGAAGGGAAAGTATTTCGTTCAATTATTAATGATACAACAAATAAAGATGCAGCCGATGAAATGGAAATTTTATTAGATAGCAAAAAGGGATTTTCGACTCCAAAACCTACTAAACTTATTGACCATGTGCTACAACTTGTGACAAATGAAAACTCAATCATTCTTGACAGTTTTGCAGGTAGTGGAACAACGGCTCATTCAGTACTACAACTCAATTCAAAAGACAACGGTAATAGAAAATTTATACTCATTCAGGTAGACGAAACTGATAAGAAAGGGCAACCTATTGATATAGCCGAAACAATCACTGCCGAAAGAGTTAAAAGAGTTATCAAAGGTTGTGGAACAATAGAAGGCACAGGCGGTAGTTTTGACTTTTACGAATTAGGGCAACCCATGTTTTTAGAAGATGGTAATTTAAACGAATTGGTAGGCATTGATAAAATACGCAAATATGTGTATTACACCGAAACCAAAACGCCATTAACTGAAACAAAGCACAAAGACAATAAACATTTCTTGGGCAAACATAATGATACAGCGTATTACTTCAACTACGAGCAAGACGAAGTAACCACCTTAGACCACGCTTTTTTAGCCACCATGAAAACCAAAGCAGAGCAATATGTGATTTATGCTGATAATTGTTTGCTTACTAAATCATTCATGACGAAGCATCACATTATTTTCAAAAAAATACCAAGAGACATAACAAGATTTTAA
- a CDS encoding DDE-type integrase/transposase/recombinase has translation MALSAFRGAESHLPLTHHSDRGIQYCSKEYVKLLQDYNIQISMTENGDPLELSEANHEYH, from the coding sequence ATGGCTCTCTCTGCCTTTAGAGGGGCAGAGAGCCATTTGCCACTCACGCATCACAGCGACAGAGGCATACAATATTGCAGCAAAGAGTATGTAAAGCTATTGCAGGATTACAACATACAAATCAGTATGACTGAAAACGGAGATCCTTTAGAATTAAGCGAAGCGAATCACGAATACCATTGA
- a CDS encoding site-specific DNA-methyltransferase yields the protein MQNQKQNITFDKIPVNPDWCFKNVRSVEQWTHGYHRYPAKFLPNLVKKLIEEYTQENDLVADLFAGCGTTLVEAKVHGRKSIGVDINPVAELITKAKTNPIEPNKLERRFNLIVESFDTFRLKDYTDIAVHERIDYWFSKEHKAKIAFLYDKILTTRDRTVKDFLLVSLSHILKNCSKWLQSSTKPQVDPKKNPTDPFTAFQVHTRQMIKKNAEFYKQLSENKYLKTKCEIRLEDARKTSIRANSVGAIITSPPYVTSYEYADIHQLTAYWYEYITDLSGFRKNFIGTFYSLNQETQSDSELAQKIINDLLKKDKRTAKEVANYFKDMQAVAKEMHRVLKKNGHVCLVIGNTTFKNVKVKSAEVFAETLTSLGFEMVEIIKRSIPYKLIPTIRDKKSGRFSKLKNKDSKLVYPEEYILIAKKK from the coding sequence ATGCAGAATCAAAAACAAAATATAACTTTTGACAAAATACCTGTTAACCCGGACTGGTGTTTCAAAAATGTTCGCTCTGTTGAACAATGGACACATGGCTACCACAGGTATCCGGCTAAGTTTCTTCCAAACTTAGTTAAAAAGCTAATTGAAGAATATACACAAGAAAACGACTTGGTAGCGGATTTGTTTGCCGGGTGCGGAACTACACTTGTGGAAGCCAAGGTTCACGGAAGAAAATCTATTGGGGTAGATATTAACCCGGTTGCCGAACTCATTACCAAAGCGAAAACAAATCCGATTGAGCCAAATAAATTGGAAAGACGATTCAACTTAATCGTTGAGAGCTTTGATACATTCAGGCTAAAGGATTATACAGACATAGCCGTACACGAACGTATTGATTACTGGTTTAGCAAAGAACACAAAGCAAAAATTGCTTTTTTGTATGACAAAATATTGACAACACGAGACAGAACAGTAAAAGACTTTTTGCTTGTGTCATTGTCGCATATTTTAAAAAATTGTTCAAAGTGGCTGCAATCAAGCACCAAGCCACAGGTTGACCCAAAGAAAAACCCAACCGACCCTTTTACAGCATTTCAGGTTCACACCAGGCAAATGATAAAAAAGAATGCGGAGTTTTATAAACAGCTTTCTGAAAATAAATATTTAAAAACCAAGTGTGAGATAAGACTGGAAGATGCAAGAAAGACATCTATCCGGGCAAACTCGGTAGGAGCTATCATTACCTCACCGCCTTATGTAACCTCTTATGAGTATGCCGACATACATCAACTTACCGCATATTGGTACGAATACATTACCGACCTTTCAGGATTTAGAAAAAATTTCATCGGTACATTTTATTCTTTGAACCAAGAAACCCAAAGTGATTCGGAACTTGCACAAAAAATTATTAACGACCTTCTAAAGAAAGACAAGCGTACCGCTAAAGAAGTTGCCAACTATTTTAAAGATATGCAGGCAGTAGCAAAAGAGATGCACCGTGTTTTAAAGAAGAACGGACACGTTTGTTTAGTGATTGGCAACACCACTTTCAAAAATGTAAAAGTAAAATCAGCAGAAGTTTTTGCAGAAACACTTACTTCCTTGGGGTTTGAAATGGTTGAAATAATTAAGAGAAGTATCCCCTATAAGCTTATCCCTACAATCCGGGATAAAAAATCAGGCAGATTTTCCAAACTCAAAAATAAAGACAGCAAATTGGTGTATCCTGAAGAATACATTTTAATCGCTAAAAAGAAATAA
- a CDS encoding superoxide dismutase: MAFELTKLPYAFNALEPHIDARTMEIHHDKHHAAYVNNLNAAIAGTDAESKTIEQILANVSKYSAAVRNNGGGHYNHDLFWKIMTPNGGGQPTGKLAEAINNDLGGFDAFKEAFSKAAATRFGSGWAWLCVSGGKLAVCSTPNQDNPLMDIAECKGTPILGLDVWEHAYYLNYQNRRPDYVSAFFNVINWAEVSKRYEAAL, translated from the coding sequence ATGGCATTCGAATTAACAAAACTACCTTACGCGTTTAACGCACTAGAACCACATATTGATGCACGTACAATGGAAATTCACCATGACAAACATCATGCTGCTTATGTAAACAACCTCAATGCTGCCATTGCAGGCACTGATGCAGAATCAAAAACAATTGAACAAATTTTGGCAAATGTGAGCAAATACAGTGCTGCTGTTAGAAACAATGGCGGTGGACACTATAACCATGATTTATTCTGGAAAATTATGACCCCCAATGGAGGCGGGCAACCAACAGGAAAACTGGCTGAGGCTATAAACAATGATCTTGGCGGTTTTGATGCTTTCAAAGAAGCATTTAGCAAAGCTGCTGCAACACGCTTTGGCTCCGGTTGGGCCTGGCTTTGTGTGTCCGGTGGCAAATTAGCAGTTTGCTCTACTCCTAATCAAGATAACCCATTGATGGATATCGCTGAATGTAAAGGAACTCCAATTTTGGGTCTTGATGTTTGGGAACATGCATATTATCTTAACTACCAAAACCGCAGACCTGATTATGTAAGTGCATTTTTTAATGTTATTAATTGGGCAGAAGTAAGCAAACGATACGAAGCTGCACTTTAA
- a CDS encoding Fic family protein, translated as MEKLIKPEYFKTWKSMLDIDIQKEFSAIEQIALEPHSFTFYTSVSVMSSSKIEGEQMEVDSYVKHKMLNVEYLPELTEKPNDLYNAYLYAKENKLNQNNFLQAHELIAAHLLPENQRGAIRKTEMLVMEHKTGRIQYEAAPLSMVKDSYSALWSEIEVLLKQELTIEEVFYYASFIHLAFVNIHPFGDGNGRISRLLEKWFLVEKLGERAWYIQSEKYYYKNVNDYYKNLARLGLFYEALDYEKSVPFLLMLPQSLIFEK; from the coding sequence ATGGAAAAATTAATAAAACCGGAATATTTCAAAACGTGGAAATCTATGTTGGACATAGATATTCAAAAGGAATTTTCCGCTATTGAACAAATAGCCTTAGAGCCTCATAGCTTTACATTCTATACTTCTGTTTCGGTAATGTCTTCTTCAAAAATTGAAGGCGAACAAATGGAAGTGGATAGCTATGTAAAGCACAAAATGCTGAATGTAGAATATTTACCGGAATTGACCGAAAAGCCGAACGATTTGTACAACGCTTATCTGTATGCAAAAGAAAACAAGCTGAATCAAAACAATTTCTTGCAGGCACACGAACTAATTGCTGCCCACCTGTTGCCCGAAAACCAAAGAGGAGCTATCCGAAAAACGGAAATGCTGGTAATGGAACATAAAACAGGAAGAATACAATATGAAGCAGCGCCATTAAGCATGGTAAAAGACAGTTATTCCGCATTGTGGAGCGAAATTGAAGTTCTGCTAAAACAAGAACTGACCATTGAAGAAGTTTTTTATTATGCCTCGTTCATTCATTTGGCATTTGTAAATATTCATCCGTTTGGAGATGGCAACGGAAGAATTTCCCGGTTGCTCGAAAAATGGTTTTTAGTAGAAAAATTAGGCGAAAGAGCATGGTACATACAATCGGAAAAATACTATTACAAAAACGTAAACGATTATTATAAAAACTTGGCAAGATTGGGCTTGTTTTATGAAGCATTGGATTATGAAAAATCAGTACCGTTCTTACTTATGCTTCCTCAATCATTAATTTTTGAAAAATAA
- a CDS encoding helix-turn-helix transcriptional regulator, translating to MSKKAINRLKAVLAEQGKTNKWLAEKLDKNETTISRWCTNETQPSMDTFIEIAKQLNIDVKELINSTKK from the coding sequence ATGAGCAAAAAAGCAATCAACAGATTAAAAGCAGTTTTAGCAGAGCAGGGTAAGACAAACAAATGGCTTGCTGAAAAGCTCGACAAAAACGAAACGACCATTTCCCGGTGGTGTACCAATGAAACACAACCTTCAATGGATACTTTTATCGAAATAGCCAAACAGCTGAATATAGATGTGAAAGAACTTATTAACTCGACAAAAAAATAA
- a CDS encoding ATP-binding protein — translation MTSLDNVGTVIDSIPVEISYKIIELFSAGLYSSPNKAFEELVSNSYDAGATKVSVYVPLDKTLSDSILWVADNGTSMDKDGLKQFWKIGSSNKRDAENLERLPIGKFGIGKLATYILTNKLTLICKAIDGKYYAVTMNYSTINKDSTETISLDEKELTLDEVKTILSPLIKKGSQDLLTFKLWDDNCEKTWTFAILSDLKAKASEIKDGRLKWILSTALPLNPNFNLSFNGSLIQSSKENITPWKTWVFGEDDDVAKNPKYNYEVGEYKENPCVHLPNLRNVVGKIDLYRDSLLTGKSEELGRSNGIFLTVRDRLINIDDPLIGMEALSHGVFNRVRISVNADELDDYITSTRESIKSSSALEDLREYIKRKFSQTKDWYFATIEAEEKQNRASHKIAYASASLSRRPLIVVAKKFLEGELTDLVLTDIPNNLSAQEKTDLITRLENDLTTDKGIIQKVEWVTLNPEDPIAKFEMMTGFAKINLMHPFFANFLDEVKSLLPFQLIALTEILTECFLLDSGISQDEVKDIMFKRDAILRELTFSDKPNAPFVASLLNASLGDSSGLEKSVAQAFNSLGYECTPIGGKGTPDGKAVAYLGPINSPENYSITYDAKSTAKDKIKATTAHISGVDRHRDDYKANYACVVAIDYEGASDPNSAVNKEAKKHKINLIKASDLMVLVLLSSPKQVGLKELKDFFENCHTVIETTAWIEALKSKQVTRGPIKELLEEAFSYIKSDTEQPNLYALRERNQELKKHSVDSLKTLVQSIERLVPNYISISHDNIVNLNVPPDKILNAINQAFATDVPVEFRDIYVNAFSSNKQD, via the coding sequence ATGACATCTTTAGATAACGTAGGAACAGTAATTGACAGCATACCTGTTGAAATAAGCTATAAAATTATTGAGCTTTTTTCTGCCGGTCTTTATTCAAGCCCGAACAAGGCTTTTGAAGAATTGGTAAGTAATTCTTATGACGCGGGAGCAACAAAGGTATCTGTATATGTTCCGCTTGACAAAACTTTATCTGATTCCATTTTATGGGTGGCCGACAATGGGACTTCGATGGATAAAGATGGGCTAAAACAATTTTGGAAAATTGGTTCGTCAAACAAGAGAGATGCCGAAAATCTGGAACGGCTACCTATTGGAAAATTCGGAATTGGAAAGCTTGCTACATACATTCTCACCAATAAACTAACATTGATTTGTAAAGCTATTGATGGAAAATATTATGCAGTAACAATGAATTATTCTACCATCAATAAGGATTCAACGGAAACCATATCCCTTGATGAAAAAGAGCTAACATTAGATGAGGTTAAAACTATATTGTCCCCATTGATTAAGAAAGGCAGTCAGGATTTATTGACTTTCAAACTATGGGATGATAATTGCGAAAAGACATGGACTTTTGCAATACTATCCGATTTAAAAGCAAAGGCATCTGAAATTAAAGATGGAAGATTAAAGTGGATATTAAGTACGGCATTGCCTTTAAATCCAAACTTCAATCTAAGCTTTAATGGTTCACTTATTCAATCAAGCAAAGAAAATATTACACCGTGGAAAACGTGGGTATTTGGTGAAGATGATGACGTGGCAAAAAATCCGAAATACAATTATGAAGTAGGAGAATATAAGGAGAACCCATGTGTTCACTTACCCAATCTTAGAAATGTAGTTGGAAAAATAGACCTGTATAGAGATTCACTTCTTACCGGAAAATCAGAAGAATTAGGTAGGAGTAACGGTATTTTTCTGACAGTAAGAGATAGGTTGATAAACATAGATGACCCTCTAATTGGAATGGAAGCCCTTTCTCACGGGGTATTTAATCGTGTGCGAATTTCTGTTAATGCCGATGAATTAGACGACTACATTACTTCTACAAGAGAATCAATTAAATCATCATCTGCTCTTGAAGACTTACGGGAGTATATAAAAAGAAAGTTTAGCCAAACTAAGGATTGGTATTTTGCTACCATAGAAGCAGAAGAAAAGCAAAACAGAGCTTCACATAAAATCGCTTATGCTTCTGCAAGCTTGTCAAGAAGACCGTTAATAGTGGTAGCTAAAAAATTTCTTGAGGGAGAATTAACCGATTTAGTGCTGACAGACATACCCAATAACCTTTCAGCACAGGAAAAAACAGATTTAATAACCCGGCTTGAAAATGATTTAACCACCGATAAAGGTATTATCCAGAAAGTTGAATGGGTTACTTTAAATCCGGAAGACCCAATTGCAAAATTTGAGATGATGACAGGTTTTGCAAAGATTAATTTAATGCATCCATTCTTTGCCAATTTTTTAGACGAAGTAAAATCACTTTTGCCATTTCAGCTTATTGCTTTGACAGAAATTCTAACAGAATGTTTTTTGCTTGACAGTGGCATTAGTCAGGATGAAGTAAAAGACATAATGTTTAAGCGTGATGCAATATTGCGTGAACTTACTTTCAGCGATAAGCCTAATGCTCCTTTTGTTGCTTCTTTATTAAATGCATCACTCGGAGATTCTTCCGGTTTAGAAAAATCAGTAGCACAGGCTTTTAATTCTTTAGGCTATGAATGTACGCCAATAGGTGGAAAAGGTACTCCTGATGGTAAAGCAGTTGCATATCTTGGTCCTATAAATTCACCGGAAAACTATTCTATTACATATGATGCCAAGAGCACTGCAAAAGATAAGATAAAAGCAACTACGGCACATATTTCGGGAGTTGACAGACATCGAGATGATTATAAAGCAAACTATGCTTGTGTTGTCGCAATTGATTATGAAGGTGCAAGCGACCCAAATTCAGCAGTAAACAAAGAAGCTAAAAAGCATAAAATAAATCTTATCAAAGCAAGCGACTTAATGGTATTGGTTTTGTTATCCAGTCCGAAACAGGTTGGATTAAAAGAGTTGAAAGATTTTTTTGAAAACTGCCATACCGTTATAGAGACTACGGCATGGATTGAAGCCCTAAAATCAAAACAAGTAACCAGAGGCCCGATAAAAGAGTTACTTGAAGAAGCATTTAGCTATATCAAATCAGATACAGAACAACCAAATCTTTATGCTTTGAGAGAAAGAAATCAAGAATTGAAAAAGCACAGCGTTGACAGTTTAAAAACATTGGTTCAAAGCATTGAAAGACTTGTCCCGAATTATATCAGTATATCACATGACAATATAGTGAATCTAAATGTGCCACCTGATAAAATACTTAATGCAATTAATCAGGCTTTTGCTACTGATGTTCCTGTCGAGTTTCGGGATATATATGTAAATGCTTTTTCATCGAATAAACAGGATTAG
- a CDS encoding DEAD/DEAH box helicase family protein, with translation MELKPYQQQVINDLSLFLEHIQETKDTKDAFYNFWAKHPRTPLFPFSGTAIEPYKNNVPRVPHICVKVPTAGGKTFIACNAIKTIFDAFDYDRPKAVVWLVPSITILDQTIKNLKDPSHPYRQKINSHFGNKVEVFDKAALLQGSGFNATSVKEQLNIMVFSFDSLRAKNKEDRKVFQENGNLQSFENLLGKDTEITLGSVIKYLNPLVVVDESHNAESDLSVDMLKEINPCFILDLTATPRNNSNIISFIDALELKKENMVKLPVIVYNHQDKTEVINSSLQLQKRLELQAIEEEKKGGKYIRPIVLFQAQPKNGKDFTNEEEEKTNVQKLKEKLIELKIPAGQIKIKTANINEIKGIDLMSKDCEVRYIITINALKEGWDCPFAYILASLADKSSAVDVEQILGRVLRQPYVMKHNFPLLNLSYVLTASSKFLDTLDNIVKGLNKAGFSEKDYKLADPDMLEEAKKQDPLQQLTAFATSEEATEDITSDIDTTRISVPSETATPNTTVSEIEQTAIQQNEAFEKTVSEMEATNTTALPNEIQQLVKTYSIKDIFRKQAEEINLPQFYLKVPANDLFGQKEEELPLEKENLLEGFALSKADTNIAFDSITSELYKVDLDETKKEHTPTFVRLDGDVKENIIAYILDPSRKESRVKNFTKRIMDIIGNMYPIPDKEIEKYINRILEDFKDEQFNDFANNEYTYTDKIKQKIKSLSEAFAEKKFKDFLDTDKVFIKSSFTLPVNIAPGEVAKDMPKTLYEKEGKMNGFEERIINEIANLNNIAFWTRNIEKKGFRINGFVNHYPDFIIQTKSGKTILLETKGDHLDAEQKIRLGGLWASKAGNNYRYFMVYERRTVDGAYKLDDFLNIIKDI, from the coding sequence ATGGAATTAAAACCATATCAGCAGCAGGTAATCAATGACCTTTCTTTGTTTTTGGAACACATACAGGAAACCAAAGACACGAAAGATGCATTTTATAATTTTTGGGCAAAGCACCCAAGAACACCTCTTTTCCCTTTTTCAGGAACTGCTATTGAACCATACAAAAACAATGTTCCCCGTGTTCCACACATTTGCGTAAAAGTTCCTACGGCAGGCGGAAAGACATTTATTGCCTGCAATGCCATTAAAACCATTTTTGACGCATTTGATTATGACCGACCTAAAGCGGTGGTTTGGTTAGTTCCTTCCATTACTATTTTAGACCAAACCATCAAAAATCTAAAAGACCCTTCGCATCCTTACCGACAAAAAATCAATTCACATTTCGGCAACAAGGTAGAAGTATTTGACAAAGCTGCCTTATTGCAGGGAAGCGGGTTTAATGCCACTTCGGTAAAAGAGCAGTTAAACATTATGGTGTTTAGCTTCGACAGTTTGAGAGCCAAAAATAAAGAGGACAGAAAAGTATTTCAGGAAAACGGTAATCTGCAATCCTTTGAAAATCTGTTAGGAAAAGACACTGAAATTACGTTGGGGTCGGTAATTAAATACTTAAATCCATTGGTTGTGGTGGACGAAAGCCATAATGCAGAAAGTGATTTGAGTGTGGACATGCTCAAAGAAATAAACCCTTGTTTCATTCTTGACCTTACCGCAACTCCAAGAAACAACAGCAACATTATCAGCTTTATTGATGCCCTGGAATTGAAAAAGGAAAATATGGTAAAGCTTCCTGTCATTGTGTACAACCATCAGGATAAAACAGAAGTAATCAATTCCAGTTTACAACTTCAAAAGCGTTTGGAGCTACAAGCCATTGAAGAAGAAAAGAAAGGCGGTAAATACATTCGTCCAATCGTTTTATTTCAGGCACAGCCCAAAAACGGTAAAGACTTTACAAACGAAGAAGAAGAAAAAACGAATGTTCAGAAACTCAAAGAAAAACTCATTGAGTTAAAAATTCCTGCCGGACAAATAAAAATCAAAACGGCAAACATCAATGAAATAAAGGGTATTGACTTGATGAGCAAAGATTGTGAAGTGCGTTACATCATTACTATAAACGCACTAAAAGAAGGTTGGGACTGTCCGTTTGCTTACATCTTAGCATCATTGGCAGACAAAAGTTCGGCAGTGGATGTTGAACAAATTTTGGGCAGGGTTTTACGCCAACCTTATGTAATGAAACACAACTTTCCACTACTGAATTTGAGTTATGTTTTAACAGCATCTTCAAAATTCCTTGACACATTAGACAACATCGTAAAAGGTTTGAACAAAGCCGGTTTCAGTGAAAAGGATTATAAACTGGCAGACCCTGACATGTTAGAAGAAGCAAAGAAACAAGACCCATTGCAACAATTGACCGCTTTCGCCACAAGTGAAGAAGCTACGGAAGATATTACTTCTGATATTGACACAACAAGAATTTCTGTTCCTTCTGAAACAGCTACGCCAAACACAACAGTTTCAGAAATTGAACAAACAGCGATACAACAAAATGAGGCATTTGAAAAAACGGTTTCAGAAATGGAAGCAACCAACACAACGGCTTTACCAAACGAAATACAACAGCTTGTGAAAACATACAGCATAAAAGATATTTTCAGGAAACAGGCGGAAGAAATAAACTTACCACAGTTTTATCTGAAAGTTCCTGCCAACGATTTATTCGGGCAAAAGGAAGAAGAGTTGCCTTTGGAAAAAGAAAACTTATTAGAAGGGTTTGCATTAAGTAAGGCAGATACAAACATTGCTTTTGACAGCATTACTTCTGAACTCTACAAAGTTGACTTGGACGAAACCAAAAAAGAACATACGCCAACTTTCGTAAGACTTGACGGTGATGTTAAAGAAAATATTATTGCCTACATTTTAGACCCCTCACGAAAAGAAAGCCGGGTAAAGAACTTTACAAAACGTATCATGGATATTATCGGGAATATGTATCCAATTCCCGACAAGGAAATTGAAAAATACATCAACCGGATTTTAGAAGATTTCAAAGACGAACAATTTAACGATTTTGCTAATAACGAATACACCTACACCGACAAGATAAAGCAGAAAATCAAATCGCTTTCAGAAGCATTTGCGGAAAAGAAGTTTAAAGACTTTTTGGATACGGACAAAGTATTTATCAAATCCTCTTTTACCTTACCTGTAAATATTGCACCCGGAGAAGTTGCCAAAGACATGCCTAAAACTCTTTATGAGAAAGAAGGCAAAATGAATGGATTTGAAGAAAGGATAATTAATGAAATTGCGAACTTGAATAACATTGCTTTCTGGACAAGAAACATTGAAAAGAAAGGCTTTAGGATTAACGGATTTGTAAACCATTATCCTGATTTCATCATTCAGACAAAAAGCGGAAAGACTATTTTATTGGAAACAAAAGGCGACCATTTGGACGCAGAACAAAAAATAAGACTTGGCGGACTTTGGGCAAGTAAAGCAGGTAATAATTACCGTTACTTCATGGTTTACGAAAGGCGTACAGTTGACGGAGCATATAAACTGGATGACTTTTTGAATATTATAAAGGACATTTAG
- the radC gene encoding DNA repair protein RadC: MTTIKHWADDDKPREKFERSGKNTLSNAELIAILIRTGSRKKNAVEIGRKVLSLVNDDLNALAKLSIKDLQKTEGIGFVKAITILSALELGGRREAAEVKQKAKITCSKDIYTYLKNKVEDLSYEEFWIITLNRANKVISEIRIGEGGFSATVADPKKILRKALEDNASGLILCHNHPSGNLTPSQQDIALTQKIKQACIFLEITLLDHIIIGHKHYYSFADEGAL; encoded by the coding sequence ATGACAACAATCAAACACTGGGCAGATGATGACAAACCCAGAGAAAAATTTGAGCGCAGCGGAAAGAACACTCTGAGTAATGCTGAATTGATTGCGATACTTATCAGGACAGGCTCTCGGAAAAAAAATGCAGTGGAGATCGGACGCAAAGTACTCAGTCTTGTGAATGACGATTTGAATGCATTGGCAAAGTTGTCTATCAAAGATTTACAAAAGACCGAAGGAATAGGTTTTGTCAAAGCTATAACCATCTTGTCTGCACTCGAATTGGGCGGCAGGCGCGAAGCTGCAGAGGTAAAACAAAAAGCAAAAATCACATGCAGCAAAGACATTTATACATATCTAAAAAACAAAGTTGAGGATTTAAGTTATGAAGAATTCTGGATTATCACCCTCAATCGAGCAAACAAAGTAATCAGCGAAATTCGCATTGGAGAGGGAGGATTTTCAGCCACAGTTGCTGACCCTAAAAAGATATTAAGGAAAGCGTTGGAAGACAATGCGTCCGGTTTAATACTATGTCATAATCACCCTTCGGGAAATCTTACTCCCAGCCAACAAGACATTGCTTTAACACAGAAAATTAAACAAGCATGTATATTCTTAGAAATTACTTTATTAGACCACATTATTATTGGTCACAAGCATTATTACAGCTTTGCTGATGAGGGAGCGCTTTAG